From the genome of Pantoea alfalfae, one region includes:
- the rbsR gene encoding ribose operon transcriptional repressor RbsR — protein MKDVARLAGVSTSTVSHVINNNRFVSEGVREKVEQAIRHLNYAPSALARSLKINQTHTIGMLLTTSSNPFYAEVVRGVEESCYQRGYSLILCNTAGDEERMNRSLETLMQKRVDGLLIMCTESHLPSADILNRYPSIPAVMMDWAPFEGRGDIIQDNALLGGELATQHLIDSGYTRIACIAGPQDKTPARMRLEGYRNAMTKSGLEILPGYIVNGDFEFQGGYNGMIELLALETLPEAVFTSNDAMAVGVYHALYQAGMQVPQQMAVMGYDDIELARYLTPPLSTIHQPKDALGELAIDTLIHRLSDPDASQQTLVLTPELVVRGSV, from the coding sequence ATGAAAGATGTCGCTCGGCTCGCGGGCGTCTCTACCTCCACTGTCTCGCACGTCATTAATAACAATCGCTTTGTCAGTGAAGGCGTGCGGGAAAAAGTTGAGCAGGCTATACGTCATCTTAACTATGCTCCTTCTGCACTGGCACGCAGTCTGAAAATTAATCAGACGCACACTATCGGTATGCTGCTGACTACCAGCAGTAACCCTTTTTATGCCGAAGTGGTGCGGGGCGTGGAGGAGAGCTGCTATCAGCGTGGCTACAGCCTGATTCTCTGTAATACGGCGGGAGATGAGGAGCGGATGAATCGCAGCCTGGAAACGCTGATGCAGAAGCGTGTCGATGGTTTGCTGATCATGTGTACTGAAAGTCATCTGCCGTCGGCAGACATCCTGAATCGTTATCCCTCTATACCTGCGGTGATGATGGACTGGGCACCATTTGAGGGGCGCGGTGACATCATTCAGGATAATGCGCTGCTGGGCGGCGAGCTGGCCACTCAGCATCTTATCGACAGCGGTTATACCCGTATCGCCTGTATAGCCGGTCCTCAGGATAAAACCCCGGCCCGTATGCGGCTCGAAGGTTATCGCAACGCCATGACTAAGAGTGGGCTGGAGATTTTGCCTGGCTATATCGTGAATGGTGACTTTGAATTTCAGGGTGGCTACAACGGGATGATCGAGTTGCTGGCGCTGGAAACGCTGCCGGAAGCGGTATTCACCAGTAACGATGCGATGGCTGTCGGCGTTTATCATGCCCTCTATCAGGCTGGCATGCAGGTTCCGCAGCAAATGGCGGTCATGGGGTATGACGATATTGAACTGGCGCGCTATCTCACTCCGCCACTGAGTACTATTCATCAGCCCAAAGATGCACTGGGCGAACTGGCGATAGATACATTAATTCATCGTCTCAGCGATCCCGACGCCAGCCAGCAAACGCTGGTGCTGACGCCGGAACTGGTGGTGCGAGGTTCGGTTTAG
- the rbsB gene encoding ribose ABC transporter substrate-binding protein RbsB: protein MKKLTALAMILGATLSTSAMAKDTIALVVSTLNNPFFVSLKEGAQKEADKLGYNLVVLDSQNNPAKELANVQDLTVRGTKLLLINPTDSDAVGNAVKMANQANIPVITLDRVAAQGTVVSHVASDNRFGGKMAGDFIAKKVGENAKIIELQGIAGTSAARERGEGFKQAADAHKFQILASQPADFDRTKGLNVMQNLLQAHPDVQAVFAQNDEMALGALRALQTAGKTGVIVVGFDGTADGVKAVEAGKLSATVAQMPDKIGMIGVDTADKVLKGEKVKAINPVDLKLVTQ from the coding sequence ATGAAAAAGTTAACCGCACTGGCCATGATCCTCGGCGCAACGCTCAGTACCAGCGCTATGGCAAAAGATACCATCGCGCTGGTGGTTTCAACCCTGAACAACCCGTTCTTTGTTTCTCTGAAAGAGGGTGCTCAGAAAGAAGCGGACAAACTGGGTTATAACCTGGTGGTGCTGGATTCACAGAACAACCCGGCTAAAGAGCTGGCGAACGTGCAGGATCTGACCGTTCGCGGTACTAAGCTACTGCTGATCAACCCGACTGACTCTGATGCCGTAGGTAACGCAGTCAAGATGGCTAACCAGGCGAACATTCCTGTCATCACGCTGGATCGTGTTGCGGCACAGGGCACCGTGGTCAGCCACGTCGCTTCCGATAACCGTTTCGGCGGTAAAATGGCCGGTGATTTTATCGCCAAAAAAGTCGGCGAAAATGCCAAAATTATTGAGCTGCAGGGCATTGCCGGCACCTCTGCTGCCCGCGAACGTGGCGAGGGCTTCAAACAGGCCGCTGATGCGCATAAATTCCAGATCCTCGCCAGCCAGCCTGCTGACTTTGACCGAACCAAAGGTCTGAACGTCATGCAGAACCTGCTGCAGGCGCATCCGGATGTTCAGGCAGTATTCGCTCAGAACGACGAAATGGCGCTGGGTGCACTGCGTGCGCTGCAGACCGCCGGAAAAACGGGTGTGATCGTGGTTGGTTTTGACGGCACTGCTGATGGCGTGAAAGCCGTAGAAGCTGGCAAACTGTCTGCGACCGTGGCACAGATGCCAGACAAAATTGGCATGATCGGCGTGGACACCGCTGATAAAGTGCTGAAGGGTGAAAAAGTGAAGGCGATCAATCCGGTCGACCTGAAGCTGGTCACTCAATAA
- the rbsC gene encoding ribose ABC transporter permease — MTTQTLPASRRWFSKSWLLEQKSLIALVVLIAVVASQSPNFFTVANLFNILQQTSVNAIMAVGMTLVILTSGIDLSVGSLLALTGAVGASLVGMEVNALVAVAASLALGAAIGALTGTIVARGKVQAFIATLVMMLLLRGVTMVYTDGSPINTGFSANADLLGWFGIGRPLGIPAPVWLMALVFVAAWYMLQHTRLGRYIYALGGNEAATRLSGINVNRVKIIVYSLSGMLAALAGTIEVARLSSAQPTAGTGYELDAIAAVVLGGTSLAGGKGRIFGTLIGALILGFLNNGLNLMGVSSYYQMIVKAVVILLAVLVDNKSSK; from the coding sequence ATGACGACCCAAACTTTACCGGCCAGCCGTCGCTGGTTTAGCAAAAGCTGGCTACTGGAACAGAAGTCGCTGATTGCGCTGGTGGTGCTGATTGCCGTAGTGGCCAGCCAGAGCCCGAACTTCTTTACCGTGGCGAACCTGTTCAACATTCTGCAGCAGACCTCGGTCAACGCCATTATGGCGGTCGGGATGACGCTGGTGATCCTGACTTCCGGTATTGACCTCTCTGTGGGATCGCTGCTGGCCCTGACCGGTGCGGTCGGTGCATCGCTGGTGGGCATGGAAGTCAATGCACTGGTCGCGGTAGCGGCTTCGCTGGCGCTGGGTGCGGCAATCGGTGCCCTGACCGGCACCATTGTGGCGCGCGGTAAGGTTCAGGCCTTTATCGCCACGCTAGTCATGATGCTGCTGCTGCGCGGTGTCACCATGGTCTACACCGACGGCAGCCCGATTAACACCGGCTTCAGTGCCAATGCCGATCTGCTGGGCTGGTTTGGTATTGGTCGCCCGCTGGGTATCCCTGCGCCGGTCTGGCTGATGGCGCTGGTCTTTGTCGCCGCTTGGTACATGCTGCAGCACACGCGTCTGGGTCGCTATATCTATGCGCTTGGCGGTAACGAAGCGGCAACGCGTCTCTCAGGCATCAATGTGAATCGCGTCAAAATCATCGTCTATTCACTGAGCGGCATGCTGGCGGCGCTGGCGGGCACCATTGAAGTGGCGCGTCTCTCATCAGCACAGCCGACGGCGGGTACCGGCTATGAGCTGGATGCGATTGCTGCGGTCGTGTTAGGCGGAACCAGTCTGGCTGGCGGTAAAGGCCGTATTTTCGGCACCCTGATTGGCGCGCTGATCCTCGGCTTCCTGAACAACGGCCTGAACCTGATGGGCGTCTCTTCGTACTACCAGATGATCGTTAAAGCGGTAGTCATCCTGCTGGCGGTGCTGGTGGATAATAAAAGCAGTAAATAA
- the rbsK gene encoding ribokinase, which translates to MSKNAKLAVLGSINADHILNLAHFPRPGETVIGQNYQVAFGGKGANQAVAAGRAGADIAFIGCVGADDIGERIREQLTQDNIDTTPVEVVEGESTGVAMIFVNGDGENTIGIYSGANAALTPDCVARHQPVIAGADALLMQLESPLESVLAAATFARQHQTQVILNPAPATPLSDELLALIDIITPNETEAESLTGIAVNNDEDAARAAAALHAKGIGTVLITLGRRGVWLSEQGDGQRITGFSVKAIDTIAAGDTFNGAFITARLEQKPMYDAVRFAHAAAAIAVTRSGAQPSVPWRAEIDEFLQQQG; encoded by the coding sequence ATGAGCAAAAACGCAAAACTGGCCGTTCTTGGCAGCATTAACGCTGACCACATCCTTAATCTGGCGCACTTCCCTCGTCCCGGTGAAACGGTGATCGGGCAGAATTATCAGGTTGCGTTTGGCGGTAAAGGCGCGAATCAGGCGGTCGCCGCGGGTCGTGCGGGTGCCGATATCGCCTTTATAGGCTGTGTGGGCGCTGACGACATTGGCGAACGTATTCGTGAGCAGCTCACACAGGACAATATTGATACCACGCCTGTAGAAGTGGTTGAAGGCGAGTCGACCGGTGTGGCGATGATTTTCGTCAACGGTGACGGTGAGAACACTATCGGCATCTACTCCGGTGCAAACGCGGCGCTAACGCCTGATTGCGTGGCGCGTCATCAGCCGGTCATTGCCGGTGCCGATGCACTTTTAATGCAGCTGGAATCACCGCTGGAGAGCGTGCTGGCCGCCGCGACATTTGCCCGACAGCATCAGACGCAGGTTATTCTCAATCCGGCACCTGCCACCCCTCTCTCCGATGAGTTGCTGGCGCTGATCGATATTATTACTCCGAATGAAACGGAAGCGGAGAGTCTGACCGGCATTGCGGTTAACAATGATGAAGATGCGGCCCGCGCGGCGGCAGCACTGCATGCGAAAGGCATCGGCACGGTACTGATTACGCTGGGTCGCCGCGGTGTCTGGTTGAGCGAGCAGGGAGACGGTCAGCGTATTACAGGCTTCAGCGTTAAAGCTATTGATACCATTGCGGCAGGCGACACCTTTAACGGTGCCTTTATTACCGCAAGACTGGAACAGAAGCCGATGTATGACGCGGTGCGATTTGCCCATGCCGCCGCCGCGATTGCCGTTACGCGTTCAGGTGCACAGCCCTCCGTGCCGTGGCGCGCGGAGATCGATGAATTTTTGCAGCAGCAGGGTTAA